From Anopheles darlingi chromosome 2, idAnoDarlMG_H_01, whole genome shotgun sequence, the proteins below share one genomic window:
- the LOC125952062 gene encoding nipped-B protein isoform X3: MSDRDVPSVPITTLAGLTSLSDLLSELPISDSLSVSASLNRSLLFHPRVAEEANNLLATRDDALTAQLVAAIEQTNSDSIELRDQYPQPTVAANGGSPNDGPPLLQAIHSCRPNVFQSPYNPLIHQMFSSAVTLGTGNQQAATQQQQQQQQKLKNNLQQQQLFQQQQQQLPPQQQTQVNQNVIVSHAAATNQTVLSVDPSQSQGVIQQSSFASSGTTIASAAGGQALHPATVLQQNHIITPQQQNSNVINQTTNNIHSASNQQHQYQQQQQQHQQPPANYPLIQHQQMQSQSQQSHLNNGGSVTSVGATGMNHQPSTYQQLPETAPRNNEYLQQQQQSKNLDARGRPSPAQGSTAPETVPPQQTTTNSFKGPQQARTQTLLTPNEPRPRGAGGGGGGGGGSSLVASATPAINTPIDVSQELMRAAWIATQQGMSQAPKPVPSTSAVVNSGPSTTAAAASAGASAVKTEAIDPKVLSRFVPLSEVNSVKLQNLNVRVDQLTEKQLELLQTNQKQFIADEPELAEKIGLVKRSYDQIFSSMKEDQQRSVASMWALKRKAQEQRAEENPEDYLSKPKVRRVERQAAPVVKRMPIEQLMASNTYQRFMSVMGNIFDHLDETETPTVEDEQYECIPTGLLNTISTEAAKLKARHGIDAIPENRLSRLIRYAMRSVHAARNLSGSELQDDLVGDECIEKILNAVEAALLVCCLYTSKGTKFLEEDNIDAIIKMVQFQLRETLFPSYDPVYSVETKMKGGSGKKKKKISYQQKGISVLYTKIVELTKQLVTMFESFHFVDTIVIHASSLGVEPFFVDNIETLQFVCLDLVTTLFQNEKYAHHRHNIVSDILTSFDRLPHSKRNLRPYKLVNNGGNIQMITALVLQLIQSSVILPESLGPEGSAGGKQRGSNSTQNNAAAVELALGGTKSTDLFIFGKYDTAMSIGGNFLTTFLDKCKSRSNETDFRPLFENFIHDLLTTVNKPEWPAAELLLSLLGTMFVKKMGDKNVEQSIRVVSLEYLGIVAARLRKDTVESRCKVKTMDTLIRYIKIEQEKEGDEPLNNSDIQLDEEEERTEFLQKILLDFLAVNAHEGNVVWNHARHFYITQWYRDLMQRKKKIVEGEKGYASRKKGSSSTKKRKKHATSDTDDSDDDSDGGEEPIREGIDQELNSEIFRMLDTRKQYYLSQIACFQRGGVRTGSGGNYEIKTYIDYSNANLIAQYLASKRSFSQSYDKYLQKIILVVREPVVAIRTRAMKCLASIVEVDQMVLARKDMQMGVQQKLLDTAISVREAAVDLVGKYILSDPDLIDQYYEMISQRILDTGVSVRKRVIKILRDICIEYPAQEKIPDICVKMIRRVNDEEGIQKLVMEVFMTMWFTPCNDNDKAAMDRKITQIIDVVCSSHETGTQGFDALLKTIFEPKESKEDSKLKKEIPKTLIKACQQIVDGLVDATMRLEGAESQRLVGCITALHLFAKIQPQLLVNHAITLEPYLNTRCQNAITTKFVSSIAEILEQVVPLMDHPSEVFLADLESHLMMMIVSQSRTIVLSCVSCLATVVNKITKNYKLIRDCFYKLYYQGLVCIKDKLRADPSIPIEQVYRPQFRRSIFTVGLIMRYFDFRLPEVYGAPRSGDDSVTPKSSLPANICEDVFATLAFFLSCAHREVCREALTSMGNFCVKNYEYLTKVELRDYYNYLLTHDTVLTDMKIAVLKNILMYLTEEENKMVRNDKEWSKQSQTEDLKEMGDVSSGMASRVIQIYLKEILRSFLHRECGVRMWAMRVIEIVLRQGLVHPVQIVPYLICLSTDPEKEAAHSADRHLQEIDKQYPGFVNMKSHAGMQLSYELQELLQRDDANPGSSLVRGFRVKDPQEPPAAMNGFLYTLLRGTKPQRRALIQSITKQFDDGKTSLKQMLYLADNLAYFPYAVHDEPLYIIHHVDVLISVTGTNLLAAFREGLKPLPGTETSNEQPNPLEDDDDDDQEAILQRLPEDTAELETCIRSAQGCMLLLILKQHLKDIYGITDSKISTYSPSDGGKLNDKAMQRRSNSLFDPKATIALLKENRPAGAAQTEQDRIELVQRYLDFKQLMLKLDPDDPDLLEEEDKPNSASGTPVKQNPATTSNALGGTTAGYNSNIQHNHSAVNAISNNVHVNNNAPLANSAHDAAAPMQQNDYTNRSTGNVVVPPKTVKSSTKAQSTPSARKHGSSGVGSRRTVRKKKRKLSSSEEEDSDGSGEDND; this comes from the exons ATGAGTGATCGTGATGTCCCTAGCGTTCCAATAACAACCCTCGCCGGTCTCACCAGCCTTTCAGACC TGCTCAGTGAATTACCCATCTCGGATTCGCTGTCGGTGTCGGCTTCGTTGAACCGGTCGCTCTTGTTTCATCCGCGGGTGGCTGAAGAAGCAAACAATTTGCTCGCGACCAGAGATGATGCGTTGACTGCACAGCTCGTCGCGGCCATAGAGCAAACTAATTCGGATTCCATCGAGCTGAGGGACCAGTACCCGCAGCCGACAGTCGCGGCCAATGGCGGATCCCCCAACGATGGTCCCCCGCTGCTCCAGGCCATACATTCCTGTCGGCCAAATGTTTTTCAGAGCCCGTATAACCCGCTAATTCACCAAATGTTTAGCAGCGCTGTAACATTGGGCACCGGTAATCAGCAGGCAGctacgcagcaacaacagcagcaacaacagaaattAA AAAATAatctacaacagcaacagctcttccagcagcagcagcaacagctaccaccacagcaacagaCCCAAGTAAACCAAAATGTGATCGTCTCTCATGCAGCTGCCACGAATCAGACGGTGCTGTCTGTGGATCCGTCACAATCACAGGGTGTGATACAGCAGAGCTCCTTTGCTTCCAGCGGTACGACGAtagcgtcagcagcaggaggccaAGCGTTGCACCCCGCAACCGTGTTACAGCAAAATCATATTAttacaccgcagcagcag AATTCGAATGTGATAAATCAAACAACCAATAATATACACAGTGCCTCgaatcagcagcaccaatatcaacagcagcagcaacaacatcagcaaccgCCTGCGAATTACCCActcatccagcaccagcaaatgcAATCTCAGTCCCAGCAATCTCATTTAAATAATGGCGGCTCCGTTACGTCAGTGGGTGCCACTGGGATGAACCATCAACCGTCAACTTATCAGCAACTTCCCGAAACGGCCCCGCGTAACAATGAGTatctacagcaacagcagcagagcaaaaaCTTGGACGCACGAGGGCGACCCTCGCCGGCTCAGGGAAGTACAGCACCAGAGACGGTTCCGCCGCAGCAAACGACCACCAATTCCTTCAAGGGTCCCCAGCAAGCCCGAACTCAGACTCTGTTAACACCCAATGAACCGCGTCCTCGAGGGGctggcggaggaggaggaggaggaggaggttccaGTCTTGTCGCCTCTGCTACACCCGCCATCAATACCCCGATCGATGTCAGCCAGGAGTTGATGAGAGCGGCCTGGATTGCTACTCAACAAGGAATGTCGCAGGCTCCAAAGCCCGTACCTTCGACAAGTGCTGTTGTCAATTCCGGTCCATCAACgactgccgccgctgccagtgccggtgcttCTGCAGTCAAAACGGAAGCGATCGATCCGAAAGTGTTGTCGCGATTCGTTCCGCTGAGTGAAGTAAACAGTGTGAAATTGCAGAACTTGAACGTTCGTGTCGATCAGCTAACCGAGAAGCAGCTGGAATTGTTGCAAACAAACCAGAAACAGTTTATTGCCGATGAACCGGAGCTGGCGGAAAAGATTGGTTTGGTGAAGCGATCGTACGATCAGATATTCAGCAGCATGAAGGAAGACCAGCAACGATCTGTGGCGAGCATGTGGGCTCTCAAGCGAAAGGCACAGGAACAGCGAGCCGAGGAAAACCCGGAGGATTATCTGAGCAAACCAAAGGTGCGGCGCGTCGAACGGCAGGCCGCCCCGGTAGTAAAGCGGATGCCAATCGAGCAACTAATGGCGAGCAACACGTACCAACGGTTCATGTCGGTGATGGGGAATATTTTCGATCATCTCGATGAAACGGAAACACCGACAGTGGAGGATGAGCAGTACGAGTGCATACCGACGGGGCTACTTAACACCATTAGCACGGAGGCTGCAAAGCTAAAGGCACGCCACGGAATCGATGCAATTCCCGAGAACCGCCTCTCACGGTTAATACGATACGCGATGCGTTCGGTTCATGCGGCACGCAACTTGAGCGGTTCCGAGTTGCAGGACGATCTCGTCGGTGATGAGTGCATTGAAAAGATATTGAACGCTGTCGAAGCAGCACTGCTGGTCTGCTGTCTGTACACGAGCAAAGGTACCAAGTTCCTCGAGGAGGACAACATCGATGCGATCATTAAGATGGTGCAGTTCCAGTTGAGGGAAACGCTCTTTCCTTCCTACGATCCCGTTTACTCGGTGGAAACGAAGATGAAAGGTGGGagcggaaagaagaagaaaaagatcaGCTACCAGCAAAAAGGCATTTCCGTTCTGTACACCAAGATCGTGGAGCTGACGAAGCAGCTCGTAACGATGTTTGAATCGTTTCACTTTGTCGACACGATCGTGATACACGCGTCCTCCCTGGGTGTGGAACCCTTTTTCGTCGACAACATCGAAACGTTGCAGTTCGTGTGCCTCGATCTGGTGACGACATTGtttcaaaacgaaaaataCGCCCATCATCGGCACAACATCGTGTCGGACATTCTGACGTCGTTCGATCGGTTACCCCACTCGAAACGGAACCTACGACCGTACAAGCTGGTTAACAATGGTGGCAACATCCAGATGATTACCGCCTTGGTTCTGCAACTCATACAATCTTCCGTCATACTGCCGGAATCGCTCGGACCGGAAGGTAGTGCAGGGGGCAAGCAGCGTGGTAGCAACAGTACACAGAACAATGCGGCCGCTGTTGAGCTGGCCCTGGGTGGTACCAAGAGCACTGACTTATTCATCTTTGGCAAGTACGACACGGCGATGAGCATTGGTGGTAACTTCCTGACGACTTTTCTCGACAAGTGCAAGAGTCGATCGAACGAGACGGACTTCCGACCGTTGTTCGAGAACTTTATCCACGATCTGCTCACCACGGTCAATAAACCGGAGTGGCCAGCCGCCGAACTGTTGCTCAGTTTGCTCGGTACAATGTTTGTGAAAAAGATGGGAGATAAGAATGTGGAGCAATCGATACGGGTCGTGTCGCTCGAGTATCTCGGTATCGTAGCAGCCCGGTTGCGCAAAGATACGGTCGAGTCGCGATGCAAGGTGAAGACAATGGACACCCTGATTCGCTACATCAAAATCGAGCAAGAGAAGGAGGGCGACGAACCGCTCAACAATAGTGACATCCAGctggacgaggaagaggagcggaCCGAATTTCTGCAAAAGATATTGCTCGATTTCCTGGCAGTGAACGCGCACGAGGGGAATGTAGTGTGGAACCACGCGCGACATTTTTACATCACGCAATGGTACCGGGATCTGAtgcagcgaaagaagaagattgTCGAAGGCGAGAAGGGGTACGCATCGCGGAAAAAGGGCAGCAGTAGTAcgaagaagcggaaaaagcACGCCACTAGCGATACGGACGATTCTGACGATGACTCCGATGGGGGTGAGGAACCGATCCGGGAAGGTATCGATCAGGAGCTGAACAGTGAAATCTTCCGCATGCTCGATACACGCAAGCAGTACTACCTGAGCCAAATCGCCTGCTTCCAGCGCGGAGGAGTTCGGACAGGGTCGGGTGGCAACTATGAAATCAAAACATACATCGACTACAGCAATGCGAACCTTATCGCTCAGTATTTAGCCAGCAAACGGTCGTTCTCGCAGAGCTACGACAAGTATTTGCAGAAGATCATTCTTGTTGTCCGCGAACCGGTGGTCGCGATACGGACGAGAGCGATGAAGTGTCTAGCGAGCATCGTGGAAGTGGACCAGATGGTGCTGGCCCGGAAAGATATGCAGATGGGTGTTCAACAGAAGCTGCTCGATACCGCGATCTCGGTGCGCGAAGCGGCAGTCGATCTCGTCGGCAAGTATATTCTCTCCGATCCGGACCTGATCGATCAGTATTACGAAATGATATCGCAACGAATATTG GATACGGGTGTTTCGGTGCGCAAACGGGTGATTAAAATATTGCGCGACATTTGCATCGAGTATCCGGCACAGGAGAAGATACCGGATATCTGTGTAAAGATGATACGACGTGTGAACGACGAGGAAGGCATCCAGAAGCTGGTAATGGAAGTCTTTATGACGATGTGGTTTACACCGTGCAATGATAATGATAAG GCTGCAATGGATAGGAAAATTACTCAAATCATCGATGTGGTGTGCTCGTCGCATGAAACGGGAACGCAAGGATTCGATGCTCTGTTGAAAACG ATATTCGAaccaaaagaaagcaaagaggATTCGAAATTGAAGAAGGAAATTCCGAAAACATTGATCAAAGCATGTCAACAGATCGTGGATGGGCTGGTTGATGCTACAATGCGTCTGGAAGGTGCTGAGAGTCAGCGGCTGGTAGGCTGCATTACGGCACTACATCTGttcgccaaaattcaaccgcAGCTGCTCGTAAACCATGCTATTACGCTGGAACCGTACTTGAACACCCGGTGTCAGAATGCCATCACGACAAAGTTCGTCAGCTCGATTGCGGAAATTCTGGAACAG GTTGTCCCATTAATGGACCATCCAAGCGAAGTGTTTCTTGCCGACCTGGAATCACacttaatgatgatgatcgtatcCCAGAGCCGTACAATTGTACTTAGTTGCGTCTCCTGTCTAGCGACGGTGGTAAACAAAATAACGAAAAATTATAAACTGATACGCGATTGTTTCTACAA ACTATACTATCAGGGTTTGGTGTGCATCAAAGATAAGCTGCGAGCTGATCCGTCGATACCGATTGAACAGGTTTACCGTCCGCAGTTTCGGCGAAGTATTTTTACTGTAGGGCTTATCATGCGATACTTTGACTTCCGGCTACCGGAAGTGTACGGTGCACCGCGAAGTGGCGACGACTCTGTCACACCAA AATCATCACTACCGGCCAACATATGCGAAGATGTTTTTGCGACGCTggcattttttctctcttgtgcGCATCGAGAGGTTTGCAGGGAAGCACTCACCTCTATGGGTAatttttgtgtgaaaaacTACGAGTATCTCACGAAGGTCGAGCTACGGGACTACTACAACTATCTGCTTACGCACGATACCGTGCTGACTGATATGAAAATTGCGGTGCTGAAGAACATTCTGATGTATctgacggaggaggagaataAGATGGTGCGGAACGATAAAGAGT GGTCGAAGCAATCACAAACGGAAGACCTGAAGGAGATGGGTGATGTGTCGTCTGGTATGGCGAGTCGTGTGATACAAATCTACCTGAAGGAGATTCTGCGAAGTTTTCTGCATCGTGAATGTGGCGTACGCATGTGGGCGATGCGGGTCATCGAGATAGTCCTGCGCCAAGGTTTGGTCCATCCAGTACAAATAGTTCCTTATCTAATATGCTTAAGTACGGATCCGGAAAAGGAG GCGGCACACAGTGCCGATCGTCACTTGCAGGAGATTGATAAGCAGTATCCGGGTTTTGTAAATATGAAATCACACGCAGGCATGCAGTTATCATACGAGCTGCAAGAGCTCTTGCAGCGTGACGACGCAAACCCGGGCTCGTCGTTGGTGCGTGGTTTCCGCGTAAAGGATCCCCAAGAACCCCCGGCTGCAATGAACGGTTTCCTATATACGTTGCTGCGTGGCACTAAACCTCAACGACGGGCATTGATACAGTCCATCACGAAGCAGTTCGACGACGGCAAAACAAGTCTCAAGCAGATGCTGTATCTGGCGGACAATCTTGCATACTTTCCCTACGCGGTACACGATGAACCGCTCTACATCATCCATCACGTGGACGTTCTAATCTCCGTTACCGGTACGAACCTGCTGGCAGCGTTCCGGGAGGGATTGAAGCCATTACCAGGAACGGAGACTAGCAACGAACAAC CAAATCCTctcgaagacgatgatgacgacgatcaagAAGCAATACTACAGCGTCTTCCGGAAGATACCGCTGAGCTGGAGACTTGCATTCGGTCAGCCCAaggctgcatgctgctgctgatacttaAGCAACATCTTAAAGATATTTACGGCATCACGGACAG cAAAATCTCCACATATTCCCCATCCGATGGTGGAAAACTCAACGACAAGGCCATGCAACGAAGGTCTAACTCATTATTTGATCCAAAGGCTACGATCGCCCTGTTAAAAGAGAATCGTCCAGCAGGTGCAGCCCAGACTGAACAGGATCGGATAGAGTTGGTTCAACGGTATTTGGAC TTTAAGCAACTGATGCTGAAGTTGGATCCAGACGATCCGGATCTACTGGAAGAAGAGGATAAACCTAATTCTGCATCTGGAACACCTGTGAAACAGAATCCTGCAACCACATCGAACGCGCTTGGTGGTACTACTGCCGGTTACAACAGCAATATACAGCACAACCATAGTGCGGTTAATGCCATTAGCAATAATGTGCATGTGAATAACAACGCGCCGTTGGCCAACAGTGCGCACGACGCTGCAGCACCGATGCAACAGAAT GATTACACAAACCGATCAACAGGTAACGTCGTCGTCCCACCGAAGACGGTGAAATCGTCGACAAAAGCCCAATCCACACCCAGTGCACGGAAACACGGGTCCTCCGGTGTGGGGTCTCGACGGACAGTGCGAAAGAAAAAGCGTAAACTGTCAAGCTCCGAAGAGGAGGACAGTGACGGTAGCGGGGAGGATAACGACTAA